Genomic segment of Polycladomyces abyssicola:
GATCTTGAGCACGTCCCCGGCCTTGAGGGGCCGGCCTTCATATCCTCCAATGCCGCATAAGGTGTAGGTGGAGCGGGAGCCCAGCTTCATCGGCACATCGATCCCACCGGCCACAGCAAGGTAGGCCCTAGCCCCCCCTTTTACGATACCGAAGGACAACACATCCCCTGCCTTCACCGCAACCGCCTCCCACGTAGGGATCGGCTCTCCATTGATCTTCGGCGGAATCTCCGCACCGGTGACGCTGATGAGGGTATCCTCACCAAACTCCAGCTCCGGTCCCATATAGGTGATTTCCAGGGAAGCGGCGTTCTCATCGTTTCCCACCAATAAGTTGCCCACTGTATAGGCAAAGGGGTCCATTGCTCCGGAAGGGGGCAAGCCAATATGGTAGTAACCGATACGACCCCGGTCTTGTATGGTAGTCTGTAATCCCGGCTTACGTACTTTGATCACCGATACAACCTCCCCAACACTTTTTCCGAAAACGCCCTGGGGCGGTGGATCACCTCATCGGGAGTGAAAGAGATCCGGCTGGTGTGGTAGGTGAAGGTCCCCTCCTCCACCTGTCGGCGAATTGCGTTGTATTCATCCATATCGATTCTGCGGAAGCGGAAAATATCGCCGGGTCTTGGAAACACCATCGACTCTTTAAAGTCCGGGAGCCGTTGGTCCTTGTCAAAAATCGGCGCTGGTGCGATACCGAAGAGCTGATATCCTCCGGCCCCTTGAACCGGATAGATACAGGCGAAGGCACCTCCCCAGCCGAAGGCCCTCTCTGGCGTGTAGGTCCGCGGCCGGACATACTTGGGCACCTCGATCTGCTCCTCCCGGGGAACCATCTGAAAGCACCATGGCAACCCCGGAACAAAGCCAATCATGGACACCCAAAAGGGGGATTGTGTTTGGGCGTGGATAAAATCCTCCTTGCTTTGAAACCCATTGATTCGCGCCGCATACTCTAAGTCAGTGGAGTTCGGATCCTGGTGGCGGTCACGAAAGCGCATCAAAGCCTCATGGGTCCAGGGATCCTCGTACAGGATGGGCACATCGACGATCCGGGACTCCAGCTCCACCTCGGAGAGATCGGATACGGATGCATCGATCTTTTTCAGTTCCGAGATGATCTCGTCGGCATCGACTATATCCGGATCAAAGCGGATCATGTAGGATGCGTTGGCGGGGCAGATGTCCAAAATCCCCGTCCAATTCTTCTCCCGCAATTT
This window contains:
- a CDS encoding 5-oxoprolinase subunit B family protein, which translates into the protein MDKQEARYDYGGDEFIFVELDQEMSLEVNFRAMAITEKLREKNWTGILDICPANASYMIRFDPDIVDADEIISELKKIDASVSDLSEVELESRIVDVPILYEDPWTHEALMRFRDRHQDPNSTDLEYAARINGFQSKEDFIHAQTQSPFWVSMIGFVPGLPWCFQMVPREEQIEVPKYVRPRTYTPERAFGWGGAFACIYPVQGAGGYQLFGIAPAPIFDKDQRLPDFKESMVFPRPGDIFRFRRIDMDEYNAIRRQVEEGTFTYHTSRISFTPDEVIHRPRAFSEKVLGRLYR